One genomic window of Campylobacter curvus includes the following:
- a CDS encoding hydrogenase large subunit, whose protein sequence is MRGDKFIEILRTKVKILEVTRQADDQVTVLVERNDLPLAVKTLYYDIGGFISTMIPNDEREINGCFALYYALSMEGSKMTADDDFAPEDKCFITVKTLIPGVDPTFPSVTPLVPACVWYEREAFDMFGLVAEGLPDRRRLVLSDDWPDGLHPLRKDAMDYRYRPDPVDHRDEPDAEFLFPTGDSVVDVPLGPLHVTSDEPGHFRLFCDGDEIIDADYRLFYQHRGMEKLAENRMNYDQMGYLAERVCGICGYAHAIACIEAAEKAIKLEIPLRAQAIRVICLEIERLHSHLLNIGLACEVTGNYNAFMHIFRVREYSMELAQLVTGGRKTYGNVVMGGLRRDMTNHEIKKGIEIINKLDVQISEIWDAVMEDKRQIGRWRGVGILDRNIARDFSPVGPNMRGSGFKRDNRYDHPYDFFKQIEFEVAVEHGCDVLSREIVRYKELKQSIHIIRQCLEMMPQTPIMIDPKTMIKPENFALGHDEAPRGENVHWIMQGSAQKVYRWRCRAATYNNWPSLRYQFRGNNISDAALIVCSLDPCYSCTERVTVVDVRSKKSKILTEKDLKKFCQIGGVSKKDLR, encoded by the coding sequence ATGCGTGGTGATAAATTTATAGAAATTTTAAGAACGAAGGTAAAGATCCTCGAAGTGACTCGCCAAGCCGACGATCAAGTGACCGTCCTCGTAGAGCGCAACGATCTGCCTTTGGCTGTAAAGACGCTGTATTACGATATCGGCGGCTTTATAAGCACGATGATACCAAACGACGAGCGCGAGATAAACGGCTGTTTCGCGCTTTATTACGCCTTATCTATGGAAGGCTCGAAGATGACTGCGGACGATGACTTTGCGCCCGAGGATAAATGCTTCATAACCGTAAAGACATTGATACCGGGCGTAGATCCGACATTTCCTTCGGTCACTCCGCTAGTGCCAGCTTGCGTTTGGTATGAGAGAGAGGCCTTTGATATGTTTGGTTTAGTAGCCGAGGGCTTGCCTGATCGCCGCCGCTTGGTTTTAAGCGATGACTGGCCGGACGGCCTTCACCCGCTTAGAAAAGATGCGATGGACTACCGCTACCGCCCTGATCCGGTCGATCACAGAGACGAGCCTGATGCGGAATTTTTATTTCCGACGGGAGATTCCGTAGTAGACGTGCCGCTTGGACCTTTGCACGTCACGAGCGACGAGCCGGGACACTTCAGGCTATTTTGCGACGGTGATGAGATCATAGACGCCGACTACCGCCTATTTTACCAACATCGCGGTATGGAAAAGCTCGCAGAAAATCGTATGAACTACGATCAAATGGGCTATCTAGCCGAGCGCGTCTGCGGAATTTGCGGTTACGCTCACGCGATCGCTTGTATAGAGGCCGCAGAAAAGGCTATCAAGCTTGAAATCCCACTTCGCGCACAAGCTATCCGCGTCATCTGCCTTGAGATCGAGCGCCTTCACAGTCACCTTTTAAATATCGGCCTAGCCTGCGAAGTAACGGGCAACTATAACGCTTTCATGCATATCTTTAGGGTGCGCGAGTACTCTATGGAGCTGGCTCAGCTGGTAACCGGCGGTCGTAAGACATACGGCAACGTCGTAATGGGCGGACTAAGACGCGATATGACGAACCACGAGATCAAAAAGGGTATCGAGATCATCAACAAACTTGACGTTCAAATTTCTGAAATTTGGGATGCCGTGATGGAGGATAAGCGCCAGATCGGACGCTGGAGAGGCGTTGGTATATTAGATCGCAACATAGCCCGCGACTTTAGCCCGGTAGGTCCAAATATGCGCGGCTCCGGCTTTAAGCGCGACAACCGCTACGATCATCCGTATGATTTCTTTAAGCAAATAGAATTTGAAGTCGCCGTCGAGCATGGCTGCGACGTGCTTAGCCGCGAGATCGTAAGGTATAAAGAGCTCAAGCAGTCCATCCATATCATACGTCAGTGCCTTGAGATGATGCCTCAAACTCCTATTATGATCGATCCAAAAACGATGATCAAGCCTGAAAATTTCGCCCTTGGTCATGACGAAGCGCCACGCGGCGAGAACGTCCACTGGATCATGCAAGGCAGCGCGCAAAAAGTCTATCGCTGGAGATGTCGCGCGGCTACGTATAACAACTGGCCAAGCCTTCGCTATCAATTCCGTGGAAACAACATCTCTGATGCTGCGCTCATCGTATGTTCGCTCGATCCTTGCTACTCATGCACCGAGCGTGTGACAGTAGTGGACGTAAGGAGCAAAAAGAGCAAAATTTTGACCGAAAAAGACCTTAAGAAATTCTGCCAGATCGGTGGGGTTAGTAAAAAGGATTTAAGATGA
- a CDS encoding formate hydrogenlyase complex iron-sulfur subunit, producing the protein MMKLFDITEKYGKATYAYPFEPYIVPENFRGQPNYTYELCIGCAACGIACPSNAIELKMNETQDRLVWEFDCGRCIFCGRCDEVCPTGAVRLSDSFELAVKFDKSALIQRGELEMQTCKCCGKPFTPKRLINFTLEKLQTANLLPGRLDDANEYLFTCPECKKAQSAHRLTRGIEEAIK; encoded by the coding sequence ATGATGAAGTTATTTGACATAACCGAAAAATACGGCAAAGCGACCTATGCGTATCCGTTTGAGCCATATATCGTGCCTGAAAATTTCCGCGGTCAGCCAAACTACACTTACGAGCTTTGTATAGGCTGCGCGGCATGCGGTATAGCATGTCCGTCAAATGCCATCGAGCTGAAGATGAACGAGACTCAAGACAGGCTCGTTTGGGAATTTGACTGCGGACGCTGCATATTTTGCGGACGCTGCGACGAGGTTTGTCCGACCGGAGCGGTGAGGCTAAGCGATAGCTTCGAGCTAGCGGTGAAATTTGACAAAAGCGCGCTCATACAACGAGGCGAGCTGGAGATGCAAACTTGCAAATGCTGCGGCAAGCCTTTCACGCCAAAAAGGCTCATAAATTTCACGCTTGAGAAATTACAAACGGCAAATTTACTCCCCGGCAGACTAGATGACGCGAACGAATATCTTTTTACCTGCCCTGAGTGCAAGAAAGCGCAGTCCGCTCATAGACTCACAAGGGGCATAGAGGAGGCGATAAAATGA